In Synechococcus sp. A18-25c, a single window of DNA contains:
- a CDS encoding FUSC family protein: MKSSSATTRPWFVRSDLRLALVTGLGAAFGLLSSIPFGYYIALTTGAVLSGSYGNSLRLSIQRLLGSLMGVVIVVIFSRGLELPLPLGIGLAMASVRLLGGALGLQVGYKVAGNIVIMGWLVHSAEETTWGFTRLFWTAIGILISLWATRYVWPSAAIPSLHRQFAAFIDEIIQEFSLEVDRLEADVPTRLSMRQRRERRSQLLAKISAMRVLQTTAQMELGVNPETHPLHRLWTELDLLISQLMSVLDGLRGLPAPIQAPSAIKTLHQEEARVIRHQIQLLSRLAKMLRQLDPGARQSLDLECLKPLDLTLTAAAKQMTTNLENRVGSEALSSVPTARMRQIVQRSSLIRHGASVLHDCLPGMAGSQPVTANR, from the coding sequence ATGAAATCCTCCTCTGCGACCACCCGACCCTGGTTTGTCCGCTCCGACCTACGTCTTGCATTGGTGACGGGCCTCGGAGCGGCCTTTGGCTTGCTCAGCAGCATTCCCTTCGGTTATTACATCGCTCTCACCACCGGCGCAGTGCTCTCCGGCAGCTATGGGAACTCTCTACGACTGAGCATCCAGCGCTTGCTGGGATCGCTGATGGGAGTGGTCATCGTGGTCATCTTTTCCCGAGGCCTGGAATTGCCACTCCCCCTAGGTATCGGCCTGGCCATGGCCAGCGTGCGCCTGCTCGGTGGAGCCCTGGGTCTGCAGGTGGGTTACAAAGTCGCGGGCAACATCGTGATCATGGGCTGGCTGGTCCACAGCGCCGAAGAAACCACCTGGGGTTTCACCCGACTGTTTTGGACCGCGATCGGCATCCTGATTTCGCTCTGGGCAACCCGCTATGTGTGGCCCAGTGCAGCGATCCCTTCCCTGCACCGCCAGTTCGCTGCGTTCATCGACGAGATCATTCAGGAATTCAGCTTGGAGGTTGATCGCCTGGAAGCAGATGTGCCCACACGACTGTCCATGCGGCAGCGCCGAGAGCGGCGATCTCAGCTACTGGCAAAAATCAGTGCCATGAGAGTGCTTCAGACCACAGCACAAATGGAGCTTGGCGTGAACCCCGAGACGCATCCATTGCATCGGCTCTGGACTGAACTGGACTTGCTGATCTCCCAGCTGATGTCGGTGCTGGACGGCCTGCGCGGCCTGCCGGCTCCAATCCAAGCACCGTCGGCCATCAAGACGCTTCACCAAGAAGAAGCACGAGTGATCAGGCACCAGATCCAGCTGCTGTCGCGCTTGGCCAAAATGCTGCGACAGCTCGATCCAGGCGCACGCCAATCGCTGGATTTGGAGTGCTTGAAGCCGCTGGATCTCACCCTGACAGCCGCGGCCAAACAGATGACCACCAACCTGGAGAATCGCGTCGGCAGCGAAGCCCTCAGCAGCGTGCCGACGGCACGCATGCGGCAGATCGTTCAACGCAGCTCACTGATCCGCCATGGAGCCTCCGTGTTGCATGACTGCCTTCCCGGCATGGCCGGATCGCAGCCTGTCACTGCCAATCGTTGA
- the recR gene encoding recombination mediator RecR, with product MIDQFERLPGIGPRTAQRLALHLLRQPEEQIRSFADALLAARTQVGQCQTCFHLSADPTCEICRNPERSNGQICVVADSRDLLALERTREFSGRYHVLGGLISPMDGIGPDLLQISSLVKRVADDNIEEVILALTPSVEGDTTSLYVARLLKPFTRVSRIAYGLPVGSELEYADDVTLSRALEGRRVVE from the coding sequence CTGATTGATCAGTTCGAGCGATTGCCGGGGATCGGTCCCCGCACCGCCCAACGACTGGCCCTGCATCTGCTGCGGCAGCCGGAAGAACAGATCCGCAGCTTTGCGGACGCACTCCTGGCAGCACGGACCCAGGTGGGCCAATGCCAGACCTGTTTTCATCTCAGCGCCGACCCCACCTGCGAGATCTGCCGAAACCCCGAACGCTCCAATGGTCAGATTTGCGTGGTGGCCGATTCTCGCGATCTGCTCGCCCTGGAACGCACCCGAGAATTCAGTGGGCGCTATCACGTACTGGGTGGCCTGATCTCACCGATGGATGGCATCGGACCGGATCTTCTCCAGATCAGCAGCCTGGTGAAACGGGTTGCCGACGACAACATCGAAGAAGTCATTCTGGCCCTGACCCCCAGCGTCGAAGGCGACACCACCAGCCTGTATGTCGCCCGGCTGCTGAAGCCTTTCACACGGGTTAGCCGGATCGCTTACGGCTTACCGGTGGGAAGCGAGCTGGAATACGCCGACGACGTCACCCTCAGCCGGGCCCTGGAAGGACGACGGGTTGTGGAATGA
- a CDS encoding TolC family protein, giving the protein MKPACGGKISEIRMHHYVLIRLLIKGSFVIPVMGMLCQVVAKAQTPIDAAPRLNEGGSVRQLERSWDQLNQQLNSLDTLLGPAPALEASDDLRSPELPRRLLRANEPASGSLSDDQSLPDAPLQLPNAQEAIAGRIRAVSLEQAIAIAFRNNPNLEIQRNQIAAQAATVASLSGAYWPTISVFADVEGFQSGSSTYSPYGNNNYGFGPMFVAQGQGENVALTKNGNSVSNPSAGPFYVPAGGGLYAVANGVDSEAGLQLNYAVVDFARTPRVRAAEARLEQFEQQYANQLRALQLEVSEAYYQLQRDEQLVRIRDAVVRTDLIVLEDTLNLKQAGLVPRVDLLRRSATLSIDEEALIQALADRAIARRALWTVMNLPSDVTPSAADAITLAPAWPLNLEQSLLAAYDSNPELAAILATRRALALQQDETAAQLLPQLSLFASVGGLASVERLFDLSISGGGCCGSTFLPLEQVAGYDWSVGLAFNWMIFNAGATSNAIKALALQEEAASQAYAATRNQIRLRLERAFLNHEASLAKLLSSRRAVGAGKEAFRDSSLRYKTGLSNEVDLSVTQTQLVEALVNRLTATVDVNVTYARLLRELLPMPRDPELAVPTTITLEGFSPQELGRDAHQRSTR; this is encoded by the coding sequence TTGAAGCCCGCCTGTGGCGGCAAGATCAGCGAAATTCGAATGCACCATTACGTCTTGATCCGCTTGCTCATCAAGGGTTCCTTCGTGATTCCTGTGATGGGCATGCTGTGCCAAGTCGTGGCCAAGGCACAAACTCCGATCGATGCGGCACCACGCCTGAACGAAGGCGGCAGCGTGCGCCAGTTGGAGCGCAGTTGGGATCAGTTGAACCAGCAGTTGAACAGTCTGGACACCCTGCTGGGCCCCGCTCCCGCGCTGGAAGCCTCCGATGATCTGCGCAGTCCAGAGCTACCTCGCCGTTTGCTTCGCGCCAATGAACCGGCCAGTGGATCGCTAAGCGACGACCAAAGCCTCCCAGATGCACCTCTGCAATTGCCGAATGCGCAAGAAGCAATCGCCGGACGCATTCGAGCCGTCAGCTTGGAGCAGGCGATCGCCATCGCCTTCCGCAACAACCCAAACCTAGAGATCCAACGCAATCAGATTGCAGCGCAAGCGGCCACGGTGGCTTCGCTGTCGGGGGCTTACTGGCCAACCATCAGTGTATTTGCCGATGTCGAAGGATTCCAGAGCGGCAGCAGCACCTATTCGCCCTACGGCAACAACAACTACGGCTTCGGGCCCATGTTTGTGGCCCAAGGGCAGGGAGAGAACGTCGCGCTTACCAAGAACGGCAACAGTGTCAGTAATCCATCCGCCGGTCCCTTCTATGTGCCCGCTGGCGGGGGCCTCTATGCCGTTGCCAATGGAGTGGATTCCGAAGCAGGACTTCAGCTCAACTATGCCGTGGTCGACTTTGCCCGCACCCCAAGGGTCCGAGCAGCCGAAGCGAGGCTGGAGCAATTCGAACAGCAATACGCCAACCAGCTCCGGGCCCTTCAGCTGGAGGTGAGTGAGGCGTATTACCAGCTGCAGCGTGATGAGCAGTTGGTACGCATCCGCGATGCCGTGGTGCGCACCGACCTCATCGTGCTGGAAGACACCCTCAACCTCAAGCAGGCCGGTCTCGTGCCAAGGGTGGATCTGCTGCGCCGCAGCGCCACCCTGTCAATCGACGAAGAAGCCTTGATTCAGGCGCTGGCAGACCGTGCCATCGCCCGACGCGCGCTCTGGACGGTGATGAATCTTCCATCCGATGTCACGCCAAGCGCAGCGGATGCGATCACCCTGGCGCCAGCCTGGCCCTTAAACCTTGAGCAATCACTGCTCGCGGCCTATGACAGCAATCCAGAGCTGGCTGCAATCCTGGCCACACGGCGGGCTCTAGCCCTGCAACAGGATGAAACGGCAGCACAGCTCCTTCCTCAGCTCAGTCTGTTTGCCTCCGTAGGTGGTCTGGCATCGGTGGAACGACTCTTCGACCTCTCCATCAGTGGAGGCGGATGTTGCGGCTCCACCTTCCTACCCTTGGAACAAGTGGCCGGTTACGACTGGTCCGTCGGACTCGCGTTCAACTGGATGATTTTTAATGCCGGTGCGACGTCTAACGCCATCAAGGCGTTAGCCCTTCAGGAGGAAGCCGCAAGCCAGGCCTATGCAGCGACGCGCAATCAGATTCGTCTTCGCCTGGAGCGCGCCTTTCTCAACCACGAAGCAAGCCTCGCCAAGCTCCTTTCGTCTCGGCGAGCAGTGGGAGCTGGCAAGGAAGCGTTTCGCGACAGCTCATTGCGCTACAAAACGGGCCTGAGCAATGAAGTGGATCTTTCGGTCACGCAGACCCAACTGGTGGAAGCGTTGGTGAACCGCTTAACAGCCACCGTGGACGTGAATGTGACCTACGCCAGGCTGCTACGTGAATTGCTGCCGATGCCGCGGGATCCTGAGCTTGCCGTGCCAACGACAATCACTCTTGAAGGGTTCTCTCCTCAGGAGTTGGGGCGTGATGCCCACCAGCGTTCGACGCGGTAG
- a CDS encoding aromatic acid exporter family protein — protein MNGNLLRQSLRLGLSILITCAIAQHFDRITFAWYPLLAVTFVIDDQDENSLRAARGRILGTITGGLVTFLVHTIMSGWIGILVSLLITIPLLRRLGWSNGLSTAVVVTVMFLSIDAYTKLDWAYVFNRSLDTLVGILVALLVGRLLWPKNRMTRLQAVHEQLHALLHARVKAHSLALQGQAAAPTPIAPALITRLVLEMQSIIAVEQSLGPRHVSRLNRRRWLQCLSLWRCQQVRWMLVERLIERLHKDNGANELPVLGRYLGAEPRSQERLSLESDDAGLSLAQRIALEEQVTRFGRLLNSQQRLDRARGRS, from the coding sequence GTGAACGGGAATCTGCTGAGACAGAGCCTCAGGCTTGGGTTGAGCATCCTGATCACCTGTGCGATCGCACAGCACTTTGACCGCATCACCTTTGCCTGGTATCCGCTGCTAGCGGTCACCTTCGTCATCGATGACCAGGACGAGAACAGTTTGCGGGCAGCGCGTGGACGAATTCTGGGGACGATCACCGGCGGCTTGGTCACCTTTCTGGTGCACACGATCATGTCCGGTTGGATCGGCATTCTCGTGAGCCTGCTGATCACCATCCCCCTGCTGCGACGTCTGGGCTGGAGCAACGGACTGTCCACCGCAGTGGTGGTCACGGTGATGTTCCTGAGCATCGATGCGTACACCAAGCTCGATTGGGCCTACGTGTTCAATCGCAGCCTCGACACCCTGGTGGGCATTCTCGTGGCGCTGCTCGTCGGCCGTCTGCTCTGGCCCAAAAACAGGATGACGCGCTTGCAAGCTGTGCATGAGCAACTCCATGCCCTGCTGCACGCTCGCGTGAAGGCCCACAGTCTGGCTTTGCAGGGACAAGCAGCAGCGCCAACACCCATCGCACCAGCCTTGATCACCCGGCTGGTGCTCGAAATGCAAAGCATCATCGCGGTGGAACAAAGTTTGGGGCCACGCCACGTCAGTCGGCTCAATCGACGTCGCTGGCTCCAATGCCTGAGCCTGTGGCGCTGTCAACAGGTGCGCTGGATGCTGGTGGAGCGGCTGATCGAACGACTGCACAAGGACAATGGCGCCAACGAACTCCCGGTGCTGGGTCGCTACCTCGGAGCCGAGCCTCGAAGCCAAGAGCGCCTGAGCCTGGAGTCGGATGACGCTGGACTGTCCCTGGCCCAACGCATCGCCCTCGAGGAACAGGTGACGCGATTCGGCAGGCTGCTGAACAGCCAGCAACGGCTGGATCGAGCTCGGGGACGGTCATGA
- a CDS encoding NHLP bacteriocin system secretion protein: MTTSSRVARLKSRWNGLSDHHQVGVALAGVGGLFGFWLLFWPVPTQVEGRGVLIYPDNAGILNARSGGQVQRINTKVGDRVSKGQVLMTLYLPVLERQLDQQNGNLRQLERQNEELDARDALRIRTAQAALDTALAKLDDDQKRLTNLQSIYNTKVENLSWLAQREVVAPLSRAVVSAEQGLTTTSVQLDDIKIQRKDEITAFQQIKLEIETERLDRRFQIDDLKREIAVTEARIAFDGNVTAERSGAVLDLQVIQGQTVKTGDRLGTIGRSASPDTDQRKTGGDLMAVAYFPPADARRLPIGLPVEVVPLWNQRGRFGGIEGTVSSVLSLPATREDIATTVGNSQLAEALVKNGPVMRAEIELDRDARSDDGYRWTLSNGSGVFPIRDGLTIDTFAYVEWRSPVTYIIPGLRSLTGGFRTLRIDRLWDLPFLRQPGTI; this comes from the coding sequence ATGACCACCTCCTCCCGTGTTGCGCGACTCAAGAGCCGATGGAATGGGCTCTCGGATCACCACCAGGTTGGTGTTGCGTTGGCGGGTGTTGGCGGCCTGTTCGGGTTCTGGCTGCTGTTCTGGCCCGTTCCCACGCAGGTGGAGGGCCGCGGTGTTCTGATCTATCCAGACAATGCCGGGATTCTCAATGCCCGTTCGGGCGGGCAGGTGCAGCGGATCAACACCAAGGTGGGCGATCGCGTCAGCAAGGGGCAGGTGCTGATGACCCTGTATCTCCCTGTTCTGGAACGACAGCTGGATCAACAGAACGGCAACCTGCGTCAGTTGGAGCGCCAGAACGAGGAACTGGATGCGCGCGACGCGCTGCGGATTCGGACAGCCCAGGCGGCTCTTGACACGGCGCTCGCCAAGCTGGATGACGATCAGAAGCGGCTGACCAACCTGCAGTCGATCTACAACACCAAAGTTGAGAACCTCAGCTGGTTGGCCCAACGCGAAGTGGTTGCACCGCTCTCCAGAGCTGTGGTGTCTGCTGAACAGGGGCTGACCACCACCAGCGTTCAGCTGGATGACATCAAAATCCAGCGAAAGGATGAGATCACAGCCTTTCAGCAGATCAAGCTGGAGATTGAGACCGAACGCCTAGATCGACGCTTCCAGATCGATGATCTCAAGCGAGAAATCGCCGTGACTGAGGCCCGCATCGCCTTCGATGGCAACGTCACCGCTGAGCGCAGTGGTGCTGTGCTGGATTTGCAGGTTATCCAGGGCCAAACCGTCAAGACCGGTGACCGCCTCGGCACTATCGGTCGCAGTGCCAGCCCCGATACTGATCAGCGCAAAACCGGTGGTGATCTGATGGCTGTTGCCTACTTCCCACCCGCCGATGCTCGCCGCTTGCCGATCGGGTTGCCTGTGGAGGTGGTGCCGTTGTGGAATCAACGGGGACGGTTTGGTGGGATTGAGGGGACGGTTAGCAGCGTGCTCAGCCTTCCGGCGACCCGGGAGGATATCGCCACCACCGTCGGTAACAGCCAGTTGGCTGAGGCCCTCGTCAAAAACGGTCCGGTGATGCGCGCTGAGATTGAACTGGATCGCGATGCACGCAGCGATGACGGTTACCGCTGGACCCTCTCCAATGGCAGTGGGGTCTTCCCGATCCGGGACGGACTCACCATCGACACCTTCGCCTATGTGGAGTGGCGTTCACCGGTTACTTACATCATTCCCGGTCTGCGCTCGCTCACCGGTGGCTTCCGCACCCTGCGCATCGATCGACTCTGGGATCTGCCGTTCCTACGGCAGCCCGGAACCATTTAG
- a CDS encoding LCP family protein translates to MDQAKKVRPGTLLLSAAIGLTGGFLLAIPLSRSLTTDAGAPPLLPVSNPFSSWSVFDSREILVLGVDEGGGNTDAIFTLRVEGGRTSITQIPRDSYINSQSFGPVKANALYAYGGLDAVKSELSRLMDRPINHHILVNLNGIRTLSDLVGGVEVDVPKRLYYRDSSQGLLIDLQPGPQVLQGEDLEGFLRWRHDGEGDLGRLARQQLVLRSLFGSMTRPENLVRLPALIQAAGQNLDTDLGAMELGGLITAMGITELETERLPARPFYKDGISYLDTEWPVYQNGRNASDSSGQRYPFLY, encoded by the coding sequence ATGGACCAAGCGAAAAAAGTTCGCCCAGGAACCCTTCTTCTCTCAGCTGCCATTGGGCTGACTGGGGGGTTTCTGCTGGCCATTCCGCTGAGCCGGTCCTTGACGACAGACGCTGGTGCACCGCCGCTGCTGCCGGTGAGCAATCCTTTTTCCTCCTGGTCTGTATTTGATAGCCGCGAAATTCTCGTGCTCGGTGTCGACGAGGGAGGTGGCAATACCGACGCAATTTTCACCTTGCGTGTGGAAGGGGGGCGTACCTCCATCACGCAGATCCCCAGGGATAGTTACATCAACTCCCAAAGCTTTGGTCCAGTCAAGGCCAATGCTCTCTATGCCTACGGCGGCTTGGACGCGGTCAAATCCGAGCTGTCTCGATTGATGGACCGTCCAATCAATCATCATATTTTGGTCAATCTCAATGGCATCCGAACCCTCAGCGATCTTGTCGGAGGTGTCGAAGTCGACGTGCCCAAACGGTTGTATTACCGCGATAGCAGCCAGGGGCTGCTGATTGATCTGCAGCCAGGGCCGCAGGTGCTTCAAGGTGAAGACCTGGAAGGATTTCTGCGCTGGCGCCACGACGGTGAAGGTGACCTAGGGCGCTTGGCACGCCAGCAACTCGTGCTGAGAAGCCTGTTTGGCTCCATGACCCGACCGGAAAACCTGGTGCGCTTGCCTGCACTGATCCAAGCCGCAGGTCAGAACCTCGACACTGATCTGGGCGCGATGGAACTGGGTGGCCTGATCACCGCCATGGGCATCACAGAACTGGAAACTGAGCGCCTTCCGGCACGCCCCTTCTACAAAGACGGCATCAGCTATCTCGATACGGAATGGCCGGTGTACCAAAACGGTCGCAACGCCAGCGATTCGAGCGGTCAGCGTTACCCGTTCCTGTATTGA
- a CDS encoding cation:proton antiporter: MIQPLAVAAPGQASLAQLIHQPLGTFALLVALAMLVPPLVRRTGLPDLIGLLLAGILMGPDVLNLLQPDGETLQLVSDIGAIYLLFIVGLEIDLEEFNRVRSRSLTIGILHFLFGMTTGGLIGFVFGFPLVPCLLIGTLIASHTPLGYPIVRSYGAQRDEAVVVSVGSTILTDIASLVVLAIAIGLGKQTFSWGNLIGLIASVGIFALTIVTVIRIVGRHIFRRSINDESRIFLTILLILFIASLGAEVAGVEKVVGAFLAGLAVNSVLPEGKSKQQVILVGASLFIPIFFIHLGLLLDLGSLSSSITHFQMPLLMVLGVIACKGLVSLIAGRAFDYNGSQTVMMWSLAMPQVAATLATAFIGYEAGFLDRTVLNAVLAMMVVTATLGPLLTARSVRQLVEPNRQLKATPPSDESFAIGDDSSLAVVQRPLNIVVPIANPTTERGLLDIASRLLSGGAQSQGRLLPLALVCPSLEEARGGVNHAVSSARERLAQAAVIGDQLNVKTRCLLRLDEDIAGGMSRSAREQSADLLVIGAGRPDKFRRWFFGDLVDGVCRTAHCPVVVVNLANREVEDLQRILVPIKDLSASAREQFELAQRVLASTSPDAGLITLLHIVDPRFNRTDRARIEWELRRWLPTQGQTTSTVVQLERGPGVETKIERRSRDHDLVILRSQRRQVAGLPIPASDRTSNLVSLLDCASMVISEPLT, translated from the coding sequence ATGATCCAACCGTTGGCAGTGGCAGCACCAGGGCAGGCGTCGCTGGCGCAGCTGATCCATCAACCCCTGGGAACGTTTGCCCTGCTCGTGGCGCTCGCCATGCTGGTGCCCCCTCTCGTCCGGCGCACAGGACTGCCAGACCTGATTGGCCTGCTCTTGGCCGGGATCCTGATGGGACCGGATGTGCTGAACCTGCTGCAGCCTGATGGTGAAACGTTGCAGCTGGTGTCCGACATCGGAGCCATTTATCTGCTGTTCATCGTCGGACTGGAGATCGACCTTGAGGAATTCAATCGCGTGCGCAGCCGATCGCTGACCATCGGCATCCTCCACTTCCTGTTCGGCATGACAACAGGCGGCCTCATCGGTTTTGTCTTTGGCTTCCCACTGGTTCCTTGCCTGCTGATCGGCACCTTGATCGCCTCCCACACACCGTTGGGCTACCCCATCGTTCGCAGTTATGGAGCCCAGCGGGATGAAGCCGTGGTGGTCAGCGTGGGGAGCACCATCCTTACGGACATTGCTTCACTGGTGGTGCTGGCCATTGCTATCGGCCTTGGCAAGCAGACATTTTCCTGGGGGAATCTGATCGGCTTAATCGCCAGCGTAGGGATCTTCGCGCTCACCATTGTCACCGTGATCCGCATCGTCGGACGACACATTTTCAGGCGAAGCATCAATGACGAAAGTCGCATTTTTTTGACGATCCTGCTGATTCTTTTCATTGCCTCATTGGGTGCGGAAGTGGCTGGCGTTGAAAAGGTCGTGGGTGCATTTCTGGCTGGACTTGCCGTGAATTCGGTCTTACCGGAGGGCAAGTCGAAGCAGCAGGTAATCCTGGTTGGCGCGTCATTGTTCATCCCCATCTTTTTCATTCACCTGGGGCTGCTGCTCGATCTGGGCAGCCTGAGCAGCTCGATCACTCACTTCCAGATGCCGCTGTTGATGGTGCTTGGCGTGATCGCCTGCAAGGGTTTGGTCAGCCTGATTGCAGGTCGTGCCTTTGATTACAACGGCAGCCAGACCGTGATGATGTGGTCCCTGGCCATGCCACAAGTTGCAGCAACTCTGGCCACAGCCTTCATCGGATACGAAGCGGGATTCCTCGATCGCACGGTGCTAAATGCCGTGCTCGCGATGATGGTGGTAACGGCAACCCTCGGCCCTCTGCTGACCGCACGCTCCGTGCGACAGCTTGTGGAACCCAACCGTCAGCTGAAAGCAACGCCCCCGAGCGACGAATCATTCGCGATTGGCGATGACAGCTCACTCGCTGTTGTCCAGCGACCGCTGAATATCGTGGTGCCGATTGCCAATCCCACCACAGAGCGAGGACTACTGGATATCGCCTCGCGACTGCTCAGTGGCGGGGCCCAGTCGCAGGGACGCCTGCTGCCCTTGGCACTGGTTTGTCCGAGCCTCGAGGAAGCTCGAGGAGGTGTGAACCACGCCGTGTCATCCGCACGGGAGCGCCTCGCGCAGGCGGCAGTGATCGGTGACCAGCTCAACGTCAAGACTCGCTGTTTGTTGCGCCTGGATGAAGACATTGCCGGAGGCATGAGCCGGAGTGCGCGCGAACAGAGCGCTGACCTGCTCGTGATCGGTGCAGGGCGTCCAGACAAATTCAGGCGCTGGTTCTTCGGCGACCTCGTGGATGGTGTCTGTCGAACAGCGCACTGTCCTGTCGTCGTGGTCAATCTCGCCAACCGCGAGGTTGAGGATCTTCAAAGGATCCTGGTTCCCATCAAAGACCTTTCCGCTAGTGCCCGAGAGCAGTTTGAACTGGCACAGCGTGTGCTGGCCAGCACCTCCCCTGATGCCGGCCTGATCACCTTGCTGCACATTGTTGACCCCCGGTTCAACCGCACGGATCGGGCACGGATCGAGTGGGAACTGAGGCGCTGGCTACCGACCCAAGGCCAGACAACCAGCACCGTGGTCCAACTAGAGCGAGGACCGGGTGTGGAAACGAAGATCGAACGCCGCAGCCGTGATCACGATCTGGTGATTCTGCGATCGCAGAGGCGTCAGGTGGCTGGACTGCCAATCCCGGCCAGTGATCGAACTAGCAACCTGGTTTCACTGCTGGATTGCGCTTCGATGGTGATCAGCGAACCGTTGACATGA
- the lipA gene encoding lipoyl synthase — MSQYSAIPPKERLPEWLRRPLGDASAMERVQQLVKRNGLHTICEEGRCPNRGECYAAGTATFLLGGAICTRSCAFCQVDKGQAPEPINTHEPKRVADAVIAMNLRYVVLTAVARDDLDDHGASLFTSAMAAIRERNPLIDIEVLTPDFWGGHADHAAAVSAQRQRLETVLKAEPVCFNHNLETVQRLQGIVRRGATYARSLALLAASRALAPHIPTKSGLMLGLGETRDEVIATMRDLRAVDCQRVTLGQYLRPSLAHLPVDRYWHPDEFDELGAIARELGFAVVRSGPLVRSSYHAAS; from the coding sequence ATGAGCCAGTACTCCGCTATCCCACCCAAGGAACGCCTGCCGGAATGGCTGCGCCGCCCGCTGGGCGATGCCTCAGCAATGGAACGGGTACAACAGCTGGTGAAGCGCAATGGCTTGCACACCATTTGCGAGGAAGGCCGCTGTCCGAACCGGGGCGAGTGCTACGCAGCAGGCACAGCCACGTTTTTGCTTGGGGGGGCGATCTGCACCCGCAGCTGCGCGTTCTGCCAGGTGGACAAAGGCCAAGCTCCGGAGCCCATCAACACGCACGAACCGAAGCGCGTCGCTGATGCTGTCATCGCCATGAACCTGCGCTACGTGGTGCTCACCGCCGTAGCTCGCGATGATCTTGACGACCATGGCGCGTCGCTGTTCACCTCCGCCATGGCAGCGATTCGGGAACGCAACCCACTGATCGACATCGAGGTGCTGACACCCGATTTCTGGGGGGGACATGCCGATCATGCGGCAGCCGTCTCCGCCCAGCGGCAGCGCTTGGAGACCGTGCTGAAGGCTGAGCCGGTGTGTTTCAACCACAACCTGGAGACCGTGCAGCGTCTCCAGGGGATCGTGCGCCGCGGGGCCACCTACGCGCGCTCGCTCGCTCTGCTGGCAGCGTCACGCGCCTTGGCACCCCACATCCCGACCAAAAGCGGGCTCATGCTGGGTCTCGGGGAGACGCGCGATGAAGTGATCGCGACGATGCGCGATCTCAGGGCCGTGGACTGCCAACGCGTGACGCTCGGCCAATACCTGCGTCCATCCCTAGCCCATTTGCCCGTCGATCGTTACTGGCATCCCGACGAATTTGACGAGCTAGGGGCCATCGCCCGGGAGCTGGGCTTTGCGGTGGTGCGCAGCGGACCGCTGGTGCGCAGCAGCTATCACGCAGCGAGCTGA
- the psbP gene encoding photosystem II reaction center PsbP, which yields MRSMLRRPLRSLLVLLCVITLSACGGAAAGLNSFKSPDGRYAFLYPTGWTRVAVTGGPAVVFHDLINSDETVSLVVSDVDADDDLESLGSAVAVGERLRREVIAPDGSGRDADLIEASERDSEGHIFYDLEFAVHLQDRDRHELATVVVDRGRLYTLATSTNEERWPKVKGLFESVIHSFTLLI from the coding sequence ATGCGCTCCATGCTGCGACGTCCGCTCCGGTCCCTGCTTGTTCTGCTTTGCGTCATCACGCTCAGTGCCTGTGGTGGTGCCGCTGCCGGTCTGAACTCGTTCAAGAGTCCTGATGGCCGTTATGCCTTCCTGTATCCGACCGGCTGGACGCGGGTGGCGGTCACCGGAGGCCCTGCGGTGGTGTTCCACGATCTGATCAACAGTGATGAAACGGTCAGCCTGGTCGTTTCGGATGTCGATGCCGACGATGACCTGGAGAGTCTCGGGAGTGCCGTGGCGGTCGGTGAGCGGCTTCGGCGTGAGGTGATCGCACCAGATGGCAGCGGGCGCGATGCTGATCTGATCGAGGCCAGTGAGCGGGATTCCGAGGGGCATATCTTCTACGACCTCGAATTTGCCGTTCACCTGCAAGACCGTGATCGCCACGAACTGGCCACGGTGGTGGTGGATCGAGGTCGCCTTTACACGCTGGCGACGAGCACCAATGAAGAGCGCTGGCCCAAGGTGAAGGGTCTGTTCGAATCGGTGATTCATTCGTTCACGCTGCTGATCTAA